In Bacillus sp. Cs-700, one genomic interval encodes:
- a CDS encoding nitric oxide synthase oxygenase, producing the protein MENEQLIEKAFDFINQAYAELTIDPSRLEDRKKEIMHEIKATGSYTHTYDELSQGAKMAWRNSNKCIGRLFWNTMTVLDARYASKPKEVAGALLHHIRTATNGGKIKPTITIFQPGKVRIWNHQLIRYAGYETDKGIVGDPDSVAFTKEVMNLGWEGKGTQYDILPLVFSIDGALPSFVEIPNEDVLQVVIQHPDYDFTPLRARWYGVPIISDMRLEIGGISYDAAPFNGWYMGTEIGARNLADTDRYNLLPDVAKLLDLDTSSNATLWKDRALIELNRAVLYSYQNKGVSIVDHHTAAKQFQKFEQNEEKAEREVTGNWTWLIPPVSPATTHIFHKPYKNKIVTPNYFYQSKPY; encoded by the coding sequence ATGGAAAATGAGCAATTAATTGAAAAAGCATTTGATTTTATTAATCAAGCTTATGCTGAACTAACGATCGATCCGTCACGCTTAGAAGATCGTAAAAAGGAAATTATGCATGAAATCAAGGCAACAGGTTCCTATACACATACATATGACGAACTATCTCAAGGGGCTAAGATGGCCTGGAGAAACAGCAATAAGTGTATTGGTCGTCTTTTCTGGAATACGATGACTGTATTAGATGCGCGGTATGCTTCGAAACCTAAAGAAGTAGCGGGTGCACTCCTTCACCACATTCGCACAGCGACAAACGGCGGAAAAATCAAGCCAACAATTACAATTTTTCAGCCAGGAAAAGTTCGGATTTGGAACCATCAGCTTATTCGCTATGCAGGTTATGAAACCGATAAAGGTATCGTTGGGGACCCTGATTCAGTCGCTTTTACTAAGGAAGTCATGAACCTTGGATGGGAAGGAAAGGGAACACAATATGATATACTTCCGCTAGTTTTCTCAATAGATGGAGCTTTACCAAGTTTCGTTGAAATACCGAATGAAGACGTACTTCAAGTCGTGATTCAACACCCGGACTACGATTTCACGCCATTACGTGCACGGTGGTATGGTGTGCCCATCATTTCAGATATGCGATTAGAAATTGGAGGTATTAGTTATGATGCCGCACCATTTAATGGGTGGTATATGGGCACAGAAATAGGAGCAAGAAATTTAGCTGATACTGACCGGTACAATCTTTTGCCGGATGTAGCTAAACTCTTAGACCTAGATACAAGTTCAAATGCAACGCTATGGAAAGATCGGGCATTAATAGAATTAAATCGGGCTGTCCTTTATTCCTATCAAAATAAAGGGGTAAGTATTGTCGATCATCATACCGCTGCAAAACAATTTCAAAAATTTGAGCAAAATGAAGAGAAGGCCGAGCGAGAAGTTACTGGAAATTGGACATGGTTAATTCCACCTGTGTCGCCAGCTACTACTCATATTTTCCATAAACCTTACAAAAACAAAATTGTAACTCCGAACTATTTTTATCAATCAAAACCTTATTAA
- a CDS encoding aldo/keto reductase, producing the protein MVKQWTTTTLHNGVEMPTLGLGVWKMENNDEVKTAVNAAIDAGYKAIDTAAAYKNEEGVGAAIKESSTPREELFITSKVWNDDQGYDSTLQAFEDTVSKLGIDTLDLYLIHWPVEGKYKETWKAMEKLYKDGRIRAIGVSNFHPNHLEDLMKDAEIIPMVNQVEFHPLLNQKELREYCKQHSIQLEAWSPLAQGKLLDHEVVKEIAEQHGKSTAQVIIRWDLEHEVVTIPKSSNPERIKQNFDVFDFELTEDNIRALDELNQNERMGPDPDNFDF; encoded by the coding sequence ATGGTTAAACAATGGACAACTACAACATTGCATAATGGAGTAGAAATGCCAACACTTGGTCTTGGCGTTTGGAAAATGGAGAATAACGATGAAGTAAAAACAGCAGTTAATGCTGCAATTGATGCAGGGTATAAAGCGATCGATACTGCTGCTGCATACAAAAATGAAGAAGGTGTTGGAGCTGCTATTAAAGAAAGCAGTACACCACGTGAAGAACTTTTTATTACATCAAAAGTATGGAATGATGATCAGGGCTATGATTCAACCCTTCAAGCATTTGAAGATACGGTTTCAAAGCTTGGAATTGATACGCTAGATCTTTATTTAATTCATTGGCCCGTAGAGGGCAAATATAAAGAGACGTGGAAAGCGATGGAGAAGCTCTACAAAGATGGTCGAATTCGTGCCATTGGGGTCAGCAATTTCCATCCCAATCACCTTGAAGATTTAATGAAAGATGCAGAAATTATACCGATGGTAAACCAGGTAGAATTCCATCCACTTTTAAATCAAAAAGAGCTTCGTGAGTATTGTAAACAGCATTCTATTCAACTAGAAGCATGGTCTCCACTTGCACAGGGAAAACTATTAGATCATGAGGTTGTGAAAGAAATTGCAGAACAGCACGGTAAATCTACTGCTCAAGTGATTATTCGCTGGGATCTTGAACATGAAGTAGTGACAATTCCTAAGTCGTCAAATCCTGAGCGTATTAAACAAAACTTTGATGTTTTTGATTTTGAATTAACAGAAGATAACATTCGCGCGCTTGATGAGTTAAATCAGAATGAACGAATGGGTCCTGATCCTGACAACTTTGATTTTTAA
- a CDS encoding lysine N(6)-hydroxylase/L-ornithine N(5)-oxygenase family protein, which produces MRENIYDLIGVGIGPFNLGLAALLDPINEVDALFFDQKLEFDWHPGMLIEGTRLQVPFMADLVTMADPTNPYSYLNYLKHQNRLYNFYFLQRLEMPRNEYNHYCQWAAGQLESCQFGTKVTSIVPVGDPVEHYEVVVENLETREVTTYFAKNMILGVGTVPSLPSSLQGMKEEDVFHSSTFLQHADRCSKAKSITVIGSGQSSAEIFRELLKDRKEHGYSINWITRSQGFFPMEETRLSLEHFSPEYIDYFYDLPQAQKDDIFSGQQLLYKGISPHTITDIYNLLYEQSVGGEKMDVTLMPLIEVNGIKEKEDGTGYELECRQWQKDEKFLIESEVVVAGTGYRPLIPHCLEDLKHLIEWDEKGRYHVTKDYRLQLKKEANAKIFVHSGMQHTHGVGSTNLGLAVNRNKIIINELLGKEFYPILEGNIFQQFEVKE; this is translated from the coding sequence ATGAGAGAGAATATTTATGACTTAATCGGTGTAGGAATTGGACCATTTAATTTAGGATTAGCTGCATTGTTGGATCCAATAAATGAAGTGGATGCCTTGTTTTTCGATCAGAAACTTGAATTTGATTGGCATCCAGGTATGTTAATTGAAGGAACCAGATTACAGGTACCTTTCATGGCGGATTTGGTCACAATGGCGGACCCAACAAATCCATATAGTTATTTAAATTATTTGAAACATCAAAATCGCTTATATAACTTCTATTTCTTGCAACGACTTGAAATGCCTCGAAATGAATATAACCACTATTGCCAATGGGCAGCAGGTCAGTTGGAAAGCTGTCAATTTGGAACAAAAGTAACGAGCATTGTACCTGTAGGAGATCCAGTTGAACATTATGAAGTAGTTGTTGAAAACCTTGAAACACGAGAAGTGACTACGTATTTTGCTAAAAATATGATACTCGGTGTTGGAACCGTTCCTTCTTTACCTTCATCACTTCAGGGGATGAAAGAAGAAGATGTATTTCATTCATCAACATTCCTTCAGCATGCTGACCGCTGTTCTAAGGCAAAAAGTATCACTGTTATTGGGTCAGGTCAGAGTTCTGCTGAAATTTTCAGGGAACTTTTGAAAGACCGAAAAGAGCATGGGTATTCAATTAATTGGATAACACGCTCACAGGGGTTTTTCCCAATGGAGGAAACTAGATTAAGCCTTGAGCATTTTTCACCCGAGTATATCGACTATTTCTATGACCTACCTCAGGCTCAAAAAGATGACATTTTTAGTGGTCAACAGCTTCTCTACAAGGGAATTAGTCCTCATACTATTACTGACATATATAACCTGCTATATGAACAATCTGTAGGTGGCGAAAAGATGGATGTCACATTAATGCCGTTAATCGAAGTGAACGGGATTAAAGAAAAAGAAGACGGTACTGGTTATGAATTAGAATGTCGTCAATGGCAAAAGGATGAAAAGTTTCTCATTGAAAGTGAAGTTGTTGTGGCGGGCACTGGCTATCGACCTTTAATTCCTCACTGCCTTGAAGATCTTAAGCATTTAATTGAGTGGGATGAAAAGGGACGCTACCATGTAACAAAAGATTACCGTCTTCAATTAAAGAAAGAAGCGAATGCGAAAATCTTTGTACACAGCGGTATGCAACATACGCACGGAGTAGGATCAACAAACTTAGGACTTGCTGTTAATCGAAATAAAATTATTATTAATGAGCTTTTAGGAAAAGAGTTTTATCCGATCCTAGAAGGAAATATTTTTCAACAATTTGAAGTAAAAGAGTAG
- a CDS encoding antibiotic biosynthesis monooxygenase — translation MVIEKAYFIIYEGLESKFEATFKEAVRYIAETDGYMNYRLLKSIETERKYVILIEWETLASHTEGFMSSDRFEKFTSLVDPFLENVEMEHLAPLDSDL, via the coding sequence TTGGTTATTGAAAAAGCTTATTTCATTATTTATGAAGGTCTTGAATCAAAATTTGAAGCGACATTTAAAGAAGCTGTACGTTATATTGCAGAAACCGATGGATACATGAATTATCGCTTGTTGAAATCAATTGAAACAGAACGTAAATACGTCATTCTCATTGAATGGGAGACACTTGCCTCACATACTGAAGGCTTCATGTCATCCGATCGATTTGAAAAATTTACGTCTTTAGTGGATCCATTTCTTGAAAACGTAGAGATGGAGCATCTTGCACCCCTTGACTCAGATCTTTAA
- a CDS encoding sterol desaturase family protein, with amino-acid sequence MKKVNVSKFIFFPDIVIMSFFLLSGIIYLFIEGLRAEYLIFALVGLLIFSISEYSTHRFFFHRKAPKNKFLLKVLQRLHYDHHQYPNQLKLLFMPIWYSTPQFAVITFIIYLITNSLPNAISVAVGLMVMLLLYEWRHFKAHQPGKAKTKYGNWLKKTHLLHHYKNENYWFGVTNPFVDVLFGTLKDEKEVGKSQTARNIETENTSSKVKMP; translated from the coding sequence TTGAAGAAAGTTAACGTAAGCAAGTTTATATTTTTTCCTGACATTGTGATAATGTCATTTTTTTTATTGAGCGGCATTATTTATTTATTCATTGAAGGATTGAGAGCGGAATATCTTATATTTGCCCTTGTTGGTCTACTCATTTTTAGTATAAGTGAATATTCAACTCATCGTTTTTTCTTTCACAGAAAAGCTCCAAAAAACAAGTTCTTATTAAAAGTTCTTCAGCGATTACATTATGATCATCATCAATATCCAAATCAGTTAAAGCTATTATTTATGCCTATCTGGTATAGCACGCCACAATTTGCAGTAATTACATTTATTATTTATCTCATCACTAATAGCTTACCAAACGCGATATCTGTTGCAGTGGGTTTAATGGTGATGCTGCTACTATATGAATGGAGACATTTTAAAGCACATCAGCCTGGAAAAGCAAAAACGAAATATGGAAATTGGTTAAAAAAAACACATTTACTGCACCACTACAAAAACGAAAATTATTGGTTTGGTGTAACAAACCCATTTGTAGACGTTCTCTTCGGTACATTAAAAGATGAAAAAGAAGTAGGAAAAAGCCAAACGGCTAGAAATATCGAAACGGAAAATACATCATCTAAAGTAAAAATGCCATGA
- a CDS encoding DUF4395 domain-containing protein: MPSSIPRPLVRLNQSFIFIFATGFVIFSHWLFLMIPLIAGLMGLLLYFNPVLKVGKLFLKKPLNQYIPEDAEQQNFNQKIAVSLLTISFIAHMFSVEWLAITAAVLVALASFIAILGFCIGCFVRFQWKQYQYRRSQHS; encoded by the coding sequence ATGCCTTCATCTATCCCTAGGCCACTAGTTCGATTAAATCAATCGTTTATTTTTATATTTGCTACAGGTTTTGTAATCTTTTCCCATTGGCTTTTCCTCATGATCCCACTCATTGCTGGATTGATGGGTTTGTTACTCTATTTTAATCCAGTGCTGAAAGTGGGAAAACTATTCTTAAAGAAACCACTTAATCAATATATTCCTGAGGATGCCGAGCAACAAAATTTCAATCAAAAAATAGCAGTATCGCTTCTTACAATTTCTTTTATAGCTCACATGTTTTCCGTTGAATGGTTAGCAATCACAGCTGCAGTCCTAGTAGCTTTAGCTTCGTTTATCGCTATTTTAGGCTTCTGTATCGGTTGTTTTGTTCGTTTTCAATGGAAGCAGTATCAATATAGACGGTCACAGCACTCTTAA
- a CDS encoding pirin family protein: MRIQRFRVNQQGVGEFDGGKITEQKPIGFPGEGSEVKRVGPLFYWAWAKAEHEGYIPLHPHQGFEIITYVISGKAEHGDSLGTRSVVGAGGLQVMQTGSGVSHEEGFVGPDMQGFQIWFEPHLREALRRKPTYQQFEHEEFQTIVKDGVKIKEILGDDSPVSFETDALMWDVLIEDEIMFQQSLTKGRSLSVLVLDGVGELNEHVYEAKDFFVIDGAEDVELIVQSKEKTRLLIIEVPTSVSYPLLRK, translated from the coding sequence TTGCGTATACAACGTTTTCGTGTAAATCAGCAGGGCGTAGGAGAATTTGATGGTGGTAAAATCACAGAACAAAAGCCAATTGGCTTTCCAGGAGAAGGATCAGAGGTAAAACGAGTTGGTCCTTTGTTTTATTGGGCATGGGCTAAAGCAGAGCATGAAGGTTATATCCCTCTCCATCCACATCAAGGATTTGAAATCATTACGTATGTTATAAGTGGAAAAGCAGAGCACGGAGACTCACTAGGAACTAGAAGTGTTGTGGGAGCCGGTGGCCTTCAAGTGATGCAAACAGGTTCGGGTGTTTCTCATGAGGAAGGATTCGTTGGTCCAGATATGCAAGGATTTCAAATTTGGTTTGAGCCTCATTTACGAGAAGCGCTGCGACGCAAACCAACTTACCAACAGTTTGAACACGAAGAGTTTCAAACAATCGTTAAAGATGGAGTGAAAATAAAAGAAATTCTAGGAGATGATTCCCCTGTTTCATTCGAAACAGATGCACTTATGTGGGATGTTTTGATTGAGGACGAAATCATGTTTCAACAATCCTTAACTAAAGGACGCTCGCTCAGTGTTCTTGTTTTAGATGGTGTTGGTGAACTAAATGAGCATGTTTATGAAGCGAAAGATTTTTTTGTTATTGATGGTGCAGAAGATGTTGAATTGATTGTTCAATCTAAAGAAAAGACGCGACTTTTAATAATTGAGGTTCCGACATCAGTCAGTTATCCATTGCTTCGAAAATAA
- a CDS encoding acyl-CoA dehydrogenase family protein — MNHLYHSYIKNDRQEKLLKMANTLADSFSERADEIDKEGRFPFENFEELKNSGYVALTVPTKFGGTAIDLYEFVMLQERIATGDAATALSIGWHLGLMLEMRDEQTWTDDVFERLSRLVIKENALFNRAASEPATGSPTRGGMPQTKATEKDGQWIVNGRKSFTSMAPGLQYALVSAQIGDTGEKGFFLIDMNLSGVKIEEKWDTISMRGTRSDDLVLNDVLLPKDALVEGPESPKSKLPKAWLLHIPACYLGVAIAARNEAIAFASTYSPNSLPGPIKEVPEVQRKIGEMELELMRAREMMYSVALRWVSEPEKRSEMGPELAAVKHIATNSAANVVDQAMRIVGARALFKDNPMQRHYRDVRAGLHNPPMDDAVISMLAGNAISHYESS, encoded by the coding sequence ATGAACCACTTGTATCATTCTTATATAAAAAATGATCGGCAGGAGAAATTATTGAAGATGGCGAATACGCTCGCAGATTCATTTTCTGAGAGGGCGGATGAAATCGACAAGGAAGGTCGTTTTCCTTTTGAGAATTTCGAAGAATTAAAGAACTCCGGATATGTTGCTTTAACTGTTCCAACAAAGTTTGGTGGAACAGCGATTGATCTATATGAATTTGTTATGCTTCAAGAGCGTATTGCAACAGGAGATGCTGCTACCGCGCTCTCAATTGGTTGGCACCTTGGGCTTATGCTTGAAATGAGAGACGAGCAAACGTGGACAGATGACGTTTTTGAACGACTTAGTCGTCTTGTTATAAAAGAAAATGCTCTGTTTAATCGTGCCGCTTCAGAGCCTGCGACAGGAAGTCCGACCCGTGGCGGAATGCCACAAACGAAGGCAACAGAAAAAGATGGGCAATGGATTGTTAACGGACGAAAGTCGTTTACTTCAATGGCACCTGGACTCCAATACGCGCTTGTTTCTGCTCAAATTGGAGATACAGGTGAAAAAGGTTTTTTTCTTATTGATATGAACCTGTCAGGTGTCAAGATTGAAGAAAAATGGGATACGATCTCGATGAGAGGGACACGAAGTGATGATCTTGTACTAAACGATGTTCTCCTACCGAAGGATGCTTTAGTGGAAGGTCCTGAATCCCCTAAGAGTAAGTTACCAAAAGCCTGGCTTCTTCACATTCCTGCATGTTATTTAGGAGTTGCAATAGCTGCTCGAAATGAAGCGATCGCTTTTGCATCTACATATTCTCCGAATAGTCTACCCGGTCCCATTAAAGAGGTACCCGAAGTGCAGCGGAAAATCGGCGAAATGGAACTAGAATTGATGCGAGCACGAGAAATGATGTACTCTGTTGCTTTAAGATGGGTTTCTGAACCTGAAAAAAGGTCAGAAATGGGACCGGAACTAGCTGCTGTTAAACATATTGCGACAAATAGCGCAGCTAATGTGGTAGATCAAGCAATGAGAATTGTTGGAGCTAGAGCGCTTTTTAAAGACAATCCAATGCAACGACATTATCGTGACGTAAGAGCGGGTTTACATAATCCACCTATGGATGACGCTGTTATTTCCATGCTTGCAGGGAATGCCATCAGTCATTATGAATCTTCCTAA
- a CDS encoding methanogen output domain 1-containing protein encodes MNQYQSLTSNNFLAKLLTQYASIHHRAIGAAAEEYIKQLGIKTGEWLESYYHLLEWTPDDYARVIVDIKNSIGGEFYISEVTPTYVVVKANRCPFGDQVTNAPHLCTMTSSVFGGIAARHFKYGEVNLRQRIALGDPLCEVMIAFEPGIETGDRYENLPVTPENGDPFTWEEDTITLLNQELKRSDEMVMKLVQELEELKNQVDNR; translated from the coding sequence ATGAATCAATACCAATCACTAACATCCAACAATTTTCTTGCAAAGTTGCTAACTCAGTACGCGAGCATTCATCATAGAGCAATTGGAGCTGCTGCAGAAGAATACATCAAACAGCTTGGAATTAAAACGGGAGAGTGGCTAGAGTCTTACTACCATCTTCTTGAATGGACGCCTGATGACTATGCCAGGGTGATCGTTGATATAAAGAATTCCATTGGAGGAGAGTTCTATATATCAGAAGTTACTCCTACCTATGTGGTTGTGAAAGCGAATCGCTGTCCATTTGGAGATCAAGTAACGAACGCACCACATCTTTGTACCATGACATCAAGTGTGTTTGGGGGAATCGCAGCAAGGCATTTTAAGTATGGAGAAGTAAATCTTCGGCAAAGAATTGCACTTGGTGACCCGCTTTGTGAAGTAATGATAGCGTTTGAACCTGGAATTGAAACGGGAGACCGATATGAAAACCTCCCGGTAACACCCGAAAATGGTGATCCTTTTACGTGGGAAGAAGATACGATCACACTCTTAAACCAGGAGTTAAAACGGAGTGACGAGATGGTAATGAAATTGGTTCAAGAATTAGAAGAACTTAAAAATCAAGTTGACAATCGTTAG
- a CDS encoding YeeE/YedE family protein, with translation MEQPVHSSKTNLQLPFLKAPQKPVLTGGFLVIGLLALILLVDQGIQQFVLFGLGLLLGYCLLHARFGFTSAFRQLLSVGNGTAIQSHMLMLAVASTLFAPILSNGFGLFGTTPTGYVFPVGTSVVVGSFLFGIGMQLGGGCASGTLYTVGWGKTEMLLTLIGFIVGSVIGAWHFDFWVNQMPSFQAISLAEDTGLGYFGAWIVQLALFGIIFFAVKFIAKKRQPPKMKPLPTTSGWKRIFRGSWPIWIAAIALAVLNALTLMSRGNPWGITSAFALWGSKIALFLGIDVTQWGYWSGAKGEALQQSILTDSTSVMNFGVILGAFVAAGAGGAFIMRRVPFKLAAASIIGGLLMGYGARLAFGCNIGAYFGGIASFSLHGWVWMVVALAGSYLALYLRPIFGLKNPNKNDQFC, from the coding sequence ATGGAACAACCTGTTCACTCTTCAAAAACAAATTTACAATTACCTTTCTTAAAAGCTCCTCAAAAGCCAGTTTTAACAGGAGGCTTTTTGGTCATTGGTCTACTCGCGTTAATCTTATTGGTGGATCAAGGAATACAGCAATTTGTTTTATTTGGCTTAGGATTATTACTTGGCTATTGTTTATTACATGCAAGATTTGGTTTCACTTCTGCTTTCAGGCAATTATTAAGTGTAGGAAATGGAACAGCAATTCAGTCGCATATGCTGATGCTTGCTGTAGCTAGCACGCTGTTTGCGCCAATTCTCTCTAACGGCTTTGGATTATTTGGAACGACTCCAACGGGATATGTATTTCCTGTTGGAACAAGTGTAGTGGTTGGTTCATTCTTATTTGGAATTGGAATGCAGCTAGGCGGGGGATGCGCTTCAGGTACGCTCTATACAGTAGGGTGGGGAAAAACTGAAATGCTACTGACTCTTATCGGTTTTATTGTCGGATCCGTCATCGGTGCATGGCACTTTGATTTCTGGGTAAATCAAATGCCTTCTTTTCAAGCTATCTCCTTAGCTGAAGATACTGGATTAGGATATTTTGGTGCCTGGATTGTGCAACTTGCATTGTTTGGGATTATCTTTTTCGCAGTAAAATTCATCGCAAAAAAACGACAGCCACCAAAAATGAAGCCTCTTCCTACAACATCAGGTTGGAAGCGAATTTTTCGTGGCTCATGGCCGATTTGGATTGCAGCAATCGCATTAGCTGTTTTAAATGCACTAACATTAATGTCGCGCGGAAATCCATGGGGAATTACATCCGCTTTTGCTTTATGGGGCTCAAAAATCGCTTTGTTTCTTGGAATCGATGTAACACAATGGGGATATTGGTCAGGTGCCAAAGGTGAAGCACTCCAGCAATCGATCCTTACTGATTCAACAAGCGTCATGAACTTTGGTGTTATTCTTGGTGCATTTGTGGCAGCTGGCGCTGGCGGTGCCTTTATCATGAGAAGAGTGCCATTTAAGTTAGCAGCCGCATCGATCATTGGGGGACTGCTTATGGGATACGGTGCTAGGTTAGCCTTCGGTTGTAATATTGGTGCCTATTTTGGCGGAATTGCTTCCTTTAGTCTCCACGGATGGGTTTGGATGGTCGTCGCTCTGGCAGGATCCTATCTTGCTCTATATTTAAGACCGATTTTCGGATTGAAGAACCCTAATAAAAATGATCAATTTTGTTAA